In Nocardia sp. NBC_00403, the DNA window ATCAAGCCCATGATGGGACCGAGTAAGGCGGGATCGGCGCCCGCCGCGCCCGCACTGGCCGCCGCCATCTCCGCGGCCATGGTGTGGGCGGACGCACCATAGGCTGCGATGCCCTCGGTGTCGGCCGACATCTTTCGCATAGTGCTTCCCCCATCTGTTTTCTTCCCAGGCAGAGTACGTCATCCACCTAGTTCGACGCGCTGCCTTCCGGATCGGTTCCAGCCCCATCGAAAAAATTTCCCCGCCGGAGGTTCGACGTCGAACTCGTCGCCAACCTTATCGTTCACTCATGCACACGCACACCGTGGACCACCCACTCGCCGCCGCCCTGCTGACCACGATGCGCGATGCCAGGACGGCCAACCCGGCCTTCCGCGCCGCACTGCGTGATCTCACCGGAATCCTGATCTACGAGGCGCTGCGCGAAGCCCCCGTCGCCCGATTCGAGGTGGCCACCCCGGTGGCGCCGGTCGAGGGCATGCGCTTGGCGAAACCGCCACTGCTGGTGCCGGTCCTGCGCGCGGGCCTCGGCATGATCGACGCGGCCGCCGAACTGATTCCGGATGCCAGGGTCGGCTTCGTCGGCATCGCCCGCGACGAACAGACCCACCAGCCCGTCCCCTACATGGAGTCGTTACCGGAGGACCTCTCCGAGCTCCCGGTCTACGTGCTCGACCCGATGCTGGCCACCGGCGGCTCGATGTGCCACACCCTGGGGTTGCTCGCCGCTCGCGGCGCCACCGACATCACCGCGGTCTGCGTCGTAGCTGCACCTGAAGGCGTTGCCGCACTGGAAGATTCAGGGTTCCCGGTCCGTCTCGTCACCGCCGCCGTAGACGCAGGCCTGAACGCCGACGCCTACATCGTGCCCGGCCTCGGCGACGCCGGCGACCGCCAATTCGGCCCGCGCTGACCCCTCCCCCTCGAGTGTGCAGAACAGTTCACCTTTGTGAATTGATCGGCTGAAGCTGGGTGGCGTGCCCGGTTCGACGTGCGACTGGCTGTGGTTGCGCTCCACGCACTCTCGGCGGCGAGCGTAGTGGAATGGTGGTTGGTTCGGGGGTGGGAGCACCCATTCCACTGCGCTCGCGTGCAGCTAGTGGGCGAGCTGTTCGCAGAAGGTGCGCAGGGTGGAGAGGTGGTGGGCTGCGGCGGTTTTGGCGGCGGGCAAGGCGGGGCGGGTGGGGGCGGGGTGCACTACTTCGAGGTAGCACTTGAGTTTGGGCTCGGTGCCGGAGGGGCGGACGACGATGCGTGCGGTAGCGCTCTCGAAGATCAGTGCGTCGGTACGCATTCGGCCGCGGGCCTGTAGCAGGTCGGTGTATTCCATCGGGTCGCCCGCGATCTCGCCGGGCGGGGCGGCGCGTAAGCGGTCGACGACGGCGGCGGCCGCG includes these proteins:
- the upp gene encoding uracil phosphoribosyltransferase, yielding MHTHTVDHPLAAALLTTMRDARTANPAFRAALRDLTGILIYEALREAPVARFEVATPVAPVEGMRLAKPPLLVPVLRAGLGMIDAAAELIPDARVGFVGIARDEQTHQPVPYMESLPEDLSELPVYVLDPMLATGGSMCHTLGLLAARGATDITAVCVVAAPEGVAALEDSGFPVRLVTAAVDAGLNADAYIVPGLGDAGDRQFGPR